The Eremothecium gossypii ATCC 10895 chromosome IV, complete sequence genome contains a region encoding:
- the SRP14 gene encoding RNA-binding signal recognition particle subunit SRP14 (Syntenic homolog of Saccharomyces cerevisiae YDL092W (SRP14)) encodes MSDSKHLPTHLFLERAREFVEVANNTQSSLNMTMKRAIEHDPVEKNQVYDATNQPLADVSCKSGLVATNQKEYPLLVRLTCGSREKKLKCSSLVRADELDKFWQDYVAVLKGGMSNLVKTKKKKVKTKGKKAGVKK; translated from the coding sequence ATGTCGGATAGTAAGCACTTACCTACTCACTTGTTCCTTGAGCGGGCAAGAGAATTTGTGGAAGTAGCCAACAATACGCAGTCGTCCCTGAATATGACAATGAAGCGGGCTATTGAGCACGATCCAGTGGAGAAAAACCAGGTATATGACGCTACCAACCAGCCGCTGGCAGACGTGTCTTGTAAATCTGGGCTTGTGGCCACTAACCAGAAGGAATATCCTCTGCTAGTGAGGCTCACGTGCGGGTCACGGGAAAAGAAACTCAAGTGCTCAAGCTTGGTGCGTGCAGATGAACTTGACAAGTTCTGGCAGGACTACGTGGCGGTACTCAAGGGCGGGATGTCCAACTTAGTGAAGacaaagaagaagaaggttAAGACAAAGGGGAAGAAGGCGGGGGTGAAAAAGTGA
- the UBX3 gene encoding clathrin-mediated endocytosis regulator UBX3 (Syntenic homolog of Saccharomyces cerevisiae YDL091C (UBX3)) — MLREYYQRFLNQEQPTFTQLPGGFPEEVPESGEERRPSLGTRIKTWVLAGIIIPPLAILYCLAATVLYTVNVCGSVKRIAGFYGHRESMGHAAQFRLLLESLLIDSAQATRRKRRKRRRGRMYTFSSLYNLENGHMLPQLVPGGYGQLVKTCAEQGKFALVYLHDPLLADPLEYVNGVLSNEEMVGMMKRYQMLLWFGDVTTAEGLQVANMLKVRQFPFLGVMMWKSEKKLEFVGRLEGQGTDFNLASLDHKLQQAYAKLIQFRQQRQNRDLQRLMIEQQDHRYQESLRHDQERERLRQERRAEEARKQNWLLWRKSKLRPEPTQGDICKVGIRTGSGRMIRKFDASLPIEEIYAYVELYRKGILLQDEPFDQPPEDYQYDYGFILTTTMPRTELDPAKIIRDEKSIYPIGTVMVEQYDV, encoded by the coding sequence ATGCTCAGGGAGTACTATCAACGGTTTCTAAATCAAGAGCAGCCCACATTCACGCAGTTGCCTGGTGGGTTCCCGGAGGAAGTGCCCGAGAGCGGCGAGGAGCGGCGACCAAGCTTGGGGACACGAATAAAGACGTGGGTGCTGGCTGGAATCATTATTCCGCCGCTGGCGATTCTGTACTGTTTGGCGGCTACGGTTTTATATACAGTCAACGTATGTGGGTCCGTCAAACGGATCGCAGGGTTCTATGGCCACCGGGAGTCGATGGGGCACGCCGCGCAGTTCCGCCTGTTGCTCGAGAGCCTGCTAATTGACAGTGCACAGGCGACTCGGCGGAAGCGGCGGAAGCGGCGGCGTGGCCGGATGTACACGTTTTCGTCGCTGTATAACCTGGAAAATGGGCACATGTTGCCACAGCTGGTGCCAGGCGGGTACGGTCAGTTGGTGAAGACGTGTGCGGAACAAGGGAAGTTTGCATTGGTGTACCTCCATGACCCCCTGCTTGCGGATCCGCTGGAGTACGTGAACGGGGTCCTATCGAACGAAGAGATGGTGGGGATGATGAAGCGCTACCAGATGCTGCTATGGTTCGGCGACGTTACCACAGCAGAGGGGCTGCAGGTGGCCAATATGTTAAAGGTCCGGCAGTTTCCGTTCCTCGGAGTAATGATGTGGAAGAGTgagaagaagctggagTTTGTTGGCCGTCTTGAGGGCCAGGGAACAGACTTCAACTTAGCCTCTCTTGATCACAAGCTACAGCAGGCATACGCAAAGCTGATCCAGTTCCGCCAGCAACGCCAAAATAGGGATTTGCAGCGGCTGATGATCGAACAGCAGGATCACCGCTACCAGGAATCTCTTCGTCATGACCAAGAGCGCGAGCGCCTACGGCAGGAACGCAGGGCCGAGGAAGCACGCAAGCAGAACTGGCTTCTGTGGCGCAAGTCGAAGCTGCGTCCGGAGCCCACGCAGGGGGATATTTGCAAGGTCGGCATCCGGACTGGCTCCGGCCGTATGATCCGCAAGTTCGACGCCTCGCTGCCCATAGAAGAGATATACGCCTATGTGGAGCTCTACAGAAAGGGTATTTTACTACAGGACGAGCCCTTCGACCAGCCTCCGGAGGATTACCAATACGACTATGGCTTCATACTGACTACGACCATGCCTCGCACCGAGCTTGACCCAGCTAAGATAATCAGAGACGAAAAGTCCATATACCCGATCGGTACTGTCATGGTCGAACAGTACGATGTATAA
- the RIM13 gene encoding Rim13p (Syntenic homolog of Saccharomyces cerevisiae YMR154C (RIM13)) encodes MEALLAVEETGNDLWKELKELYWAQYVQNSVDKVQFERYVRKVKSADDYWLVRALLAFSDSRKACTFNSRFEWLTMQAHGRQYPPLASKDAGKLIWNARREFRYAEPQQAAYKQLARPRGDAVADIQQHPDLGNCSMVCALINVKRTCGTADMVADCGDVAQVNLFFNGARRLVTLHRAEVRQNMRREQLAVLSPDMHDKLIEQAYFEVAHGMNYESMGSNTAMDTYMLCGWFPLVVETSEVDFPFVQRYLARGAMLALGTHATRTIDSFCLRKNHDYAVLDVCGTVFRIRDPLVAGNVIELAWEDVRTAFHLLYINWDAHTQCQLYEKFHFRYNSAVHNRFMSWLNKPTYRVVNDTESELPVYALFERHLSNRKYDNSIVGVISGENLVSDTEEGNNIGMQWVELTVPPHSSRILFYHSNTNTNCTLHLFSNSPRLKVAKWSSAESSRLAVLDGCWQPISKNLTFTHWPAFKFEIKHPETDGVHVSLQFCWANEHSAALFIYHASDYRYEKPLLHRPGPLPFPQAFFELALDTNTPYVVLCQSMDVGADAAFQLAIQTEKQGSVISTVPTSRAYGGLRFHTSKLVSTAAKRIELPFKVSRSTDLHITLYSKSSPLVLKCAVFSDGSDEAITATPGFVPINDYPYVLPITFAKERSLVLLIELQDTVPDSTVTIEIGSNCAFNFCGHDVDLARV; translated from the coding sequence ATGGAAGCACTTTTGGCTGTGGAAGAAACGGGGAACGACCTATGGAAGGAGCTTAAGGAACTATACTGGGCACAATACGTCCAGAACAGCGTGGACAAGGTGCAATTCGAGAGATATGTCCGGAAGGTGAAGTCTGCTGATGATTACTGGCTGGTGCGGGCTCTGCTGGCGTTCTCAGATAGTAGGAAGGCGTGTACGTTCAACTCTAGGTTCGAATGGCTCACGATGCAGGCGCACGGTCGGCAGTATCCGCCGCTCGCTTCGAAGGACGCGGGCAAGTTGATCTGGAACGCACGGAGGGAGTTCAGGTATGCGGAGCCGCAGCAGGCAGCGTACAAGCAGCttgcgcggccgcggggAGACGCAGTGGCAGATATTCAGCAGCATCCGGACCTGGGCAACTGCTCAATGGTGTGCGCGCTGATAAATGTGAAACGTACGTGTGGAACAGCGGACATGGTCGCAGATTGCGGTGATGTGGCCCAGGTGAACCTGTTCTTCAACGGCGCTCGCAGGCTTGTCACGCTGCACAGGGCAGAGGTACGCCAGAACATGCGCCGTGAGCAGCTGGCAGTGCTGAGCCCCGATATGCATGACAAGCTGATAGAGCAGGCGTACTTTGAGGTTGCACACGGGATGAACTACGAGTCTATGGGTTCCAACACCGCCATGGACACATATATGCTATGTGGCTGGTTCCCGCTTGTGGTGGAGACCTCTGAGGTAGACTTTCCGTTTGTACAGAGGTATCTCGCACGTGGTGCGATGCTGGCGCTCGGGACTCATGCGACGCGCACTATAGACTCCTTCTGTCTTCGGAAGAACCACGACTACGCGGTCCTTGACGTCTGCGGCACGGTTTTTCGCATCCGAGATCCTCTGGTTGCTGGGAACGTTATCGAGCTAGCTTGGGAAGACGTCCGGACTGCGTTTCACCTTCTCTACATTAACTGGGACGCTCATACTCAGTGCCAACTGTACGAAAAGTTTCACTTCCGTTATAATAGCGCTGTGCACAATCGCTTCATGTCGTGGCTGAACAAGCCGACATACAGGGTTGTCAACGATACCGAGTCCGAGTTGCCGGTATATGCgctgtttgagcgtcaCCTCTCCAACCGGAAGTACGACAATTCCATAGTAGGTGTGATCTCGGGGGAAAACCTCGTTTCTGACACTGAGGAAGGTAACAACATAGGTATGCAGTGGGTGGAACTCACGGTTCCTCCGCACTCGAGCAGGATTCTCTTCTACCACAGCAACACCAACACCAATTGTACCTTGCACCTCTTCTCAAACTCTCCTAGACTCAAAGTCGCCAAGTGGAGCAGCGCGGAGTCGTCGCGCCTTGCAGTGCTGGACGGCTGCTGGCAGCCTATTTCAAAAAACCTCACGTTTACCCACTGGCCCGCATTCAAGTTCGAGATCAAGCACCCGGAGACAGACGGCGTCCATGTCTCGTTACAGTTTTGCTGGGCCAATGAGCATTCGGCGGCTCTGTTCATCTACCATGCTTCCGACTACCGCTACGAGAAACCTCTCTTGCATCGTCCTGGCCCACTACCTTTCCCACAGGCCTTCTTCGAACTAGCCCTCGACACCAATACGCCGTACGTGGTTTTATGTCAGTCAATGGACGTCGGCGCGGATGCAGCCTTTCAGCTGGCCATCCAAACCGAAAAGCAAGGCTCCGTCATATCTACTGTCCCTACCTCGCGTGCTTATGGCGGCTTGCGCTTCCACACCTCGAAGCTTGTCTCTACAGCGGCCAAGCGCATTGAGCTTCCATTCAAAGTCTCGCGCTCTACAGATCTGCATATTACGCTCTACTCCAAATCTAGTCCCCTGGTCCTGAAATGCGCAGTCTTCAGTGACGGGTCGGACGAGGCCATCACTGCGACGCCAGGTTTTGTCCCAATTAATGACTACCCATATGTTCTCCCTATCACTTTCGCAAAGGAAAGGTCTCTAGTGCTGCTTATAGAACTCCAGGACACTGTTCCTGACTCCACAGTTACAATTGAGATAGGTTCAAACTGCGCCTTCAACTTCTGCGGCCATGACGTTGATCTAGCTCGGGTGTAA
- a CDS encoding uncharacterized protein (Syntenic homolog of Saccharomyces cerevisiae YMR155W): protein MRKEISARLVLCFAAANIVALGSGSQYFYSYYAPQLLARCGVPMEASGFLSAGLSVGTSFMGILCGWIIDQYGPQVSCMVGAVCMFLAYGSLRYCYIHMVGNQIFLFLVLILLGYGCVSSFFAAIKCCMVNFPEYRGTVVAVPFSVFALSSMIFSVTCYRFFGDDIEAVFTFLLTVCPATALLGACTLNIVPQCEAQSPEVVAKSSPDTWHSNYGSISGSLELPPTDASVAGIPEQRRLIEAGQEAAGPRIGLAKALLTVVTQYRFVGYYVVLAILHGVGQLYIYSVGYIVDIQLESNPSPSLNKEEVQSLQISIISVFSCLGRISSGPISDLLVKQFNYQRLWLILLASLFVYLAAGALITDTFSSLVFADAMPAVVKNISVASLLFGLEYGVTFGTYPVIIADAFGTDLFSTIWGVLTTGSVFTLEYFSKMLAQDIARHTSTGYEKCIKGAKCYLYTFHVVQFATVFISALILVIVVQERRRKSRSRMNGHIDNE, encoded by the coding sequence ATGCGGAAGGAGATAAGTGCACGCTTGGTGCTGTGCTTCGCAGCAGCAAATATAGTTGCCCTCGGCTCCGGGTCGCAGTACTTCTACAGCTATTATGCCCCTCAATTACTGGCGCGTTGCGGAGTGCCTATGGAGGCGTCGGGCTTTCTGAGTGCGGGATTGAGTGTGGGCACGTCATTCATGGGTATTCTCTGTGGGTGGATAATTGATCAATATGGGCCACAAGTTTCGTGCATGGTTGGCGCCGTTTGCATGTTCTTGGCGTATGGCAGCCTTCGTTATTGCTACATTCACATGGTCGGTAATCAGATCTTTCTATTTCTGGTGTTGATACTTCTGGGATATGGCTGTGTATCGAGCTTTTTTGCTGCGATCAAATGCTGTATGGTGAATTTCCCAGAGTACCGCGGTACTGTTGTGGCCGTCCCGTTCTCGGTTTTTGCTCTATCATCTATGATCTTTTCGGTGACGTGTTACCGCTTCTTCGGAGATGACATCGAGGCTGTATTCACGTTTCTACTTACAGTATGTCCAGCGACTGCACTATTAGGGGCCTGCACGCTGAACATTGTCCCGCAGTGCGAAGCGCAGTCGCCCGAAGTGGTTGCCAAGAGTTCTCCAGATACTTGGCATAGCAATTACGGGTCAATATCCGGGTCACTCGAGCTGCCACCGACCGATGCAAGTGTTGCTGGCATTCCTGAGCAGCGAAGATTAATTGAAGCCGGGCAGGAGGCGGCAGGGCCGCGGATAGGCCTGGCCAAAGCACTCCTAACTGTGGTCACCCAATATCGCTTTGTTGGCTATTATGTGGTTCTAGCCATTCTGCACGGGGTAGGTCAGCTGTACATCTATTCTGTGGGCTATATTGTCGATATACAGCTGGAGTCGAACCCTTCACCATCACTCAATAAAGAGGAAGTGCAGTCACTACAGATCTCTATCATATCAGTATTTTCCTGCCTTGGCCGCATATCCTCAGGGCCAATTTCTGACCTGCTGGTGAAGCAGTTCAACTATCAGCGGCTGTGGCTCATCCTACTTGCTTCCTTATTTGTGTACCTTGCAGCAGGTGCTCTTATCACAGATACTTTTTCCTCATTGGTATTTGCTGACGCGATGCCGGCGGTGGTCAAAAATATCTCAGTCGCCTCGCTGCTATTCGGCCTGGAGTATGGAGTGACATTCGGCACTTATCCAGTCATCATTGCCGATGCCTTTGGCACCGATCTCTTTAGCACGATATGGGGGGTACTGACTACTGGGAGTGTTTTTACTCTAGAATATTTCAGCAAAATGCTGGCACAGGATATCGCTAGGCATACATCGACAGGCTATGAAAAGTGCATTAAAGGCGCAAAATGTTATCTCTACACATTCCATGTGGTCCAATTTGCGACCGTTTTCATATCTGCATTGATCTTAGTTATTGTTGTTCAAGAGCGCAGGAGGAAGAGCAGGTCTCGGATGAATGGACACATTGACAATGAATGA
- the RAM1 gene encoding protein farnesyltransferase (Syntenic homolog of Saccharomyces cerevisiae YDL090C (RAM1)) produces the protein MVSGRNLKRVHFINRTLLGRQRKVVDMGTEDRNEYVDIGEDELLVQSKYMTETIEERNDLIRACAKLYKEAGGSVPALRVSAHQKLVEWPLRSPMPAQFTTLDAAQPWVLYWTANALTLTGSDLVDQEMQQRLVKKLEALFTSLGYAGGLHQLPNIACTYAAIETFVLCDSSPDAWSRINRVALYQFLLRLKEPEGGFRTVCPVGEVDARAMYTVLSVASLLQILTPDLAKGCADFLLGCQTYEGGFGACPGGDEAHGGYTFCAVAALAIIGALDRADTRALLDWCSARQKNEERGLSGRTNKLVDSCYSFWVGGTAAILEAYGYGECIDKDAMASYLLTCCQDTYGMRDKPGKPADFYHTNYALLGLAVTQYNFAAGETPADIECTPIGTPDICPINPVYGLPAKNVRSFVAHFRQA, from the coding sequence ATGGTGAGTGGGAGGAATCTGAAACGCGTGCATTTCATTAACAGAACATTACTCGGAAGACAGCGTAAGGTAGTGGATATGGGAACAGAGGATAGGAACGAATACGTGGATATCGGCGAAGATGAGCTGCTGGTGCAGTCAAAGTACATGACGGAGACCATCGAGGAACGAAACGATTTGATCCGCGCATGCGCCAAACTATACAAAGAGGCCGGGGGGAGCGTGCCAGCCTTGCGGGTGTCCGCCCATCAGAAATTGGTCGAGTGGCCCCTAAGGTCCCCGATGCCGGCGCAGTTCACCACGCTAGACGCGGCGCAGCCGTGGGTGCTATACTGGACGGCTAACGCGTTGACGCTGACAGGAAGCGATTTGGTGGACCAGGAgatgcagcagcgcctggtgaagaagctggaggCTCTGTTCACCTCGCTAGGATACGCAGGCGGTCTGCACCAGTTACCGAACATCGCGTGCACCTACGCGGCGATTGAGACCTTTGTACTCTGTGACAGCAGTCCGGACGCATGGTCGCGGATCAACCGCGTGGCGCTGTATCAGTTTCTATTGCGGCTCAAGGAGCCCGAGGGCGGCTTCCGCACAGTCTGCCCGGTTGGGGAAGTCGACGCGCGCGCGATGTACACGGTGCTGAGCGTGgcgtcgctgctgcagatACTCACGCCCGATCTTGCCAAGGGTTGTGCAGACTTTCTGCTTGGCTGCCAGACATACGAGGGCGGGTTCGGCGCGTGCCCAGGGGGGGACGAGGCGCACGGTGGCTACACCTTCTGCGCAGTCGCCGCGCTGGCCATCATTGGCGCGCTAGACCGGGCAGATACCCGGGCCTTGCTAGACTGGTGCAGCGCCCGCCAGAAAAACGAGGAGCGTGGCCTGTCGGGACGCACCAACAAGCTCGTTGACAGCTGCTACTCGTTCTGGGTCGGCGGCACCGCCGCAATCCTCGAGGCCTACGGCTATGGCGAGTGCATCGACAAGGATGCAATGGCCTCATACCTCCTGACTTGCTGTCAGGATACATACGGGATGCGCGACAAACCTGGCAAGCCTGCAGACTTCTATCACACCAACTACGCTCTGCTAGGCCTCGCCGTGACACAATACAATTTTGCCGCTGGCGAGACCCCAGCAGACATTGAGTGCACTCCGATCGGCACGCCTGATATCTGCCCAATAAACCCAGTATATGGGCTGCCAGCTAAGAATGTCCGTAGCTTTGTAGCGCACTTCCGTCAGGCATAA
- the RPN6 gene encoding proteasome regulatory particle lid subunit RPN6 (Syntenic homolog of Saccharomyces cerevisiae YDL097C (RPN6)) has translation MSIEEARKLAGRKDYAAAEAEYLALLNDAENQDKKRAQLQEQCILELGRMYAEAHDADKLAAFIPRSRDFMMQFAKSKTAKVLKTLIDQFDRIPDTLEKQIEVCKESIAFAQAEKRVFLKHSLSVRLATLYYQKGQYHDSLQLINELLKEFKKLDDKSSLVEVHLLESKVYHKLRNLAKSKAALTSARTSANSIYCPTLTMAELDLTSGILHCEDKDYKTAFSYFYESFEGFHNSADTSGKACQALKYMLLSKIMLSLIDEVNTILNAKYTKETYQSRGIDAMRAVADAYSHRSLLEFNTALKHYDRELMGDDLIRSHFNALYDTLLESNLCKIIEPFECVEVSHISKMIGLDPQQVEGKLSQMILDKVFYGVLDQGNGWLYVYTTPDQDATYDSSLELIVKLNTVVEQLFDKASVLN, from the coding sequence ATGTCGATCGAAGAGGCTAGGAAATTGGCGGGCCGCAAGGACTACGCCGCAGCAGAGGCTGAGTACCTCGCGCTGCTGAACGACGCGGAGAACCAGGACAAGAAacgcgcgcagctgcaggagcaaTGTATCTTGGAGCTGGGGCGGATGTACGCCGAGGCACACGACGCGGACAAGCTGGCGGCGTTCATCCCGCGGTCGCGTGATTTCATGATGCAGTTTGCGAAGTCCAAGACGGCCAAAGTGCTGAAGACACTGATCGACCAGTTTGACAGGATCCCAGATACGCTGGAGAAGCAGATCGAGGTGTGTAAAGAGTCCATTGCGTTTGCGCAGGCGGAGAAGCGGGTGTTTCTCAAGCACTCGCTGTCGGTGCGGCTCGCGACGCTGTACTACCAGAAGGGACAGTACCACGACTCGCTGCAGCTAATCAACGAGTTGCTGAAGGAGTTCAAGAAGCTGGACGACAAGTCGTCGCTGGTGGAGGTGCATCTGCTGGAGTCGAAGGTGTACCACAAGCTGCGCAACCTGGCAAAGTCGAAGGCGGCGCTGACCAGCGCGCGGACGTCCGCGAACTCAATCTACTGTCCGACGTTGACGATGGCAGAGCTAGATCTCACGAGCGGCATCCTGCATTGTGAGGACAAGGACTACAAGACTGCATTTTCATACTTCTACGAGTCGTTTGAAGGCTTCCATAACTCTGCAGACACGTCGGGCAAGGCGTGCCAGGCCTTGAAGTACATGCTCCTGTCGAAGATTATGTTGAGCTTAATCGACGAAGTGAACACCATATTGAACGCCAAGTATACGAAAGAGACGTATCAGTCGCGGGGCATAGACGCGATGCGCGCTGTCGCGGACGCGTACTCCCATCGTTCGCTGCTGGAATTCAACACTGCCTTAAAGCATTATGACAGGGAGCTCATGGGAGACGACTTGATCCGGTCCCATTTCAATGCGCTGTACGACACATTGCTGGAATCCAATCTCTGCAAAATCATTGAACCCTTTGAGTGTGTCGAGGTGTCCCACATTTCCAAAATGATTGGTCTGGACCCCCAGCAGGTCGAGGGCAAGCTGTCGCAGATGATCTTGGACAAGGTGTTTTACGGTGTTCTTGACCAGGGTAACGGATGGCTCTATGTGTACACGACCCCGGACCAAGATGCTACATATGACTCCTCTCTCGAGTTGATCGTCAAACTAAATACTGTTGTCGAGCAGCTCTTCGATAAGGCAAGCGTTTTGAATTAG
- the PMT1 gene encoding dolichyl-phosphate-mannose-protein mannosyltransferase PMT1 (Syntenic homolog of Saccharomyces cerevisiae YDL095W (PMT1) and YDL093W (PMT5); Tandem gene duplication in Saccharomyces cerevisiae) encodes MSKKKAVNVDGDSAVSEMDIQKGPQRPFLVTEPNPALSKTRLSSTWSEKSVVGALMGVAAAVRLYNLAYPDSVVFDEVHFGGYASKYIQGAFFLDVHPPLAKMLLAGAGKLAGYGGEFGFEDIGIDYPATVPYQVMRFLPAALGVLTVLLMFLTLRASGVRKWVAFAVSLVFTVENSFVTISRYILLDSPLLFFIAAAVYSFKRLELHQTGSLQYYKCLAATGMALGLAMSSKWVGFFTFAWVGVVSVMQLWFQVGDLNKPVPSILKQSAIKASILCVLPMCLYVLFFRIHFQSLPNVTDAAGFFSSAFRTTLHGHTIPANIYAGVGIGSTVTIRHIGTMGGYLHSHNHMYQGGSEQQQVTLYPHLDQNNHWYIEHYNASNTVPTTFEGLEHGTKIRLKHVLTGHRLHSHDHKPPVSVSSDWQKEVSGYGFPEFEGDANDDWIVEIDQEKSTPGEARERVRAIETKFRLRHAMTGCMLFSHQVKLPKWGFEQQEVTCATQGRPDLTLWYIEENTNPLLSEDSEKISYKTPNFWEKLVEIHRKMWHINKSLTDAHMYQSDPIQWPFLLRGISYWSKDSRQVYLLGNAVVWYSVTLFVVIFGLICVGELFVWQLGKPILSDTKILNFHIQTIHYLLGYFIHYLPSFLMGRQMFLHHYLPAYYFGILALAHGLDGLVTFLNRKRPIAYGLVAMFVLGSIAFFVTYSPLVYGLQWTRSQCAKTRLLSNWDYTCAVFPDTYEAYNLIPPAESSDANVAGITDTRDEAKKPDVGLDLESIIANPDPKKFVDQHGNELSPEQVQNIVKEQGGYIKGVSGGENLL; translated from the coding sequence ATGtccaagaagaaggctgTTAACGTGGATGGCGACAGCGCAGTCAGCGAGATGGATATCCAGAAGGGGCCTCAGCGCCCGTTCTTGGTTACGGAGCCAAACCCCGCGCTGTCCAAAACGCGGCTGTCGTCCACATGGAGCGAGAAGTCGGTAGTGGGCGCGCTTATGGGCGTGGCAGCAGCGGTGCGGCTATATAACCTTGCATATCCCGACTCGGTGGTGTTTGACGAGGTGCATTTCGGGGGATATGCGTCCAAATACATCCAGGGAGCATTCTTCCTAGATGTGCATCCGCCGCTGGCGAAGATGCTGCTTGCGGGGGCCGGGAAACTGGCGGGCTATGGCGGGGAGTTTGGCTTTGAAGACATTGGAATTGACTATCCCGCTACGGTGCCCTACCAGGTGATGCGGTTTTTGCCTGCGGCGTTGGGCGTGCTGACGGTACTACTGATGTTCTTGACCCTGCGTGCGTCCGGTGTGCGCAAATGGGTTGCGTTTGCGGTGTCTCTGGTCTTCACCGTAGAGAACTCCTTTGTGACGATCTCGCGCTACATCTTGCTGGACTCTCCTCTGCTCTTCTTCATTGCGGCTGCTGTGTACTCGTTCAAGCGCCTTGAGCTGCACCAGACTGGATCCCTGCAGTACTACAAATGTTTGGCAGCCACGGGTATGGCTCTGGGCCTTGCAATGTCGTCCAAATGGGTCGGATTTTTCACCTTCGCATGGGTCGGTGTTGTCTCCGTCATGCAGCTATGGTTCCAGGTTGGGGACTTGAacaagcccgttccctcGATTTTGAAGCAGTCTGCAATCAAAGCGTCTATATTATGTGTCTTGCCGATGTGTCTCTACGTGCTTTTCTTCAGAATCCATTTCCAAAGCTTGCCAAATGTCACGGACGCTGCGGGCTTCTTCTCCTCTGCGTTCAGAACGACATTGCATGGTCATACTATCCCTGCAAACATATATGCGGGCGTTGGCATCGGATCTACTGTTACTATTCGCCATATCGGCACCATGGGCGGGTACTTGCACTCACACAACCACATGTACCAGGGAGGCTCggaacagcagcaggttACCTTATACCCACATCTTGACCAAAACAACCACTGGTATATTGAGCACTACAACGCCAGCAACACAGTGCCCACCACTTTTGAGGGTCTTGAGCACGGTACCAAGATCAGACTCAAGCACGTTTTGACTGGCCACAGATTACACTCGCATGATCACAAGCCACCAGTGTCTGTGTCCTCTGACTGGCAGAAGGAAGTTTCTGGCTACGGTTTCCCAGAATTCGAAGGCGATGCGAACGATGATTGGATTGTTGAGATCGACCAGGAAAAATCCACCCCAGGCGAGGCTCGCGAGAGAGTCAGAGCTATCGAGACAAAGTTTAGATTGAGACATGCAATGACTGGCTGCATGCTGTTCTCTCATCAAGTAAAACTGCCAAAGTGGGGCttcgagcagcaggaggtTACATGTGCAACTCAAGGTAGGCCAGACCTCACACTGTGGTACATCGAAGAGAATACTAACCCGCTTCTTTCTGAGGACTCTGAGAAGATCTCTTACAAAACTCCTAACTTCTGGGAGAAGCTCGTCGAAATACACCGGAAGATGTGGCATATCAACAAGAGTTTGACTGACGCACACATGTACCAGTCTGACCCAATCCAATGGCCATTCTTGTTGCGGGGCATCTCCTACTGGTCCAAGGATTCAAGACAGGTGTATCTGCTTGGAAACGCTGTTGTATGGTATTCGGTGACTCTTTTCGTTGTCATCTTTGGCTTAATATGTGTCGGAGAGCTTTTTGTCTGGCAATTAGGTAAGCCAATTCTATCAGACACCAAGATTTTGAATTTCCATATCCAGACTATCCATTATTTGCTGGGCTATTTCATCCACTATTTGCCATCCTTCCTGATGGGCCGTCAAATGTTCCTACACCATTACTTACCCGCATACTACTTCGGGATATTAGCATTGGCACATGGGCTTGACGGGTTGGTTACTTTCCTAAACCGCAAGAGACCAATAGCTTACGGACTAGTCGCTATGTTTGTTCTCGGATCCATTGCTTTCTTTGTTACGTATAGCCCTCTAGTCTACGGTCTTCAATGGACCCGGAGCCAGTGCGCTAAAACGAGACTTCTAAGCAATTGGGATTATACCTGTGCAGTGTTTCCAGATACTTACGAGGCCTACAACTTAATTCCACCCGCAGAGTCCAGCGATGCTAACGTGGCTGGCATAACTGATACCAGGGATGAGGCTAAGAAGCCAGACGTTGGACTCGACCTCGAATCCATCATTGCCAATCCAGACCCCAAGAAGTTTGTCGACCAACATGGCAATGAGCTATCCCCTGAGCAAGTTCAGAACATTGTAAAGGAGCAGGGCGGCTATATTAAGGGCGTGAGCGGAGGTGAAAACTTGTTGTAA